One window of the Xiphias gladius isolate SHS-SW01 ecotype Sanya breed wild chromosome 11, ASM1685928v1, whole genome shotgun sequence genome contains the following:
- the prokr1b gene encoding prokineticin receptor 1b, producing the protein MGDSNISHIFAAYTEMQEGLPAGKLEHYMDNYDMDYGTPPDEIPDTTQGQAFFVATIIIGVVLVCIMLVCGLGNFIFIATLTRYKKLRNLTNLLIANLAISDFIVAVVCCPFLVDYYVVKQLSWNHGLVLCASVNYLRTVSLYVSTNALLAIAVDRYMAIVHPLRPRMKYQTAYCLITGVWIVPILISIPSAYFASETIYPHGGTTPTTHKVFCAQIWPVDQQAYYQSYFLFIFAVEFVGPVIVMAMCYTRISCELWFKNVPGFQTEQIRKRLRCRRKTVMVLIGILTAYILCWAPYYGFTILRDFHPTLISRQKNSLVAFYIIECIAMSNSMINTFCFVSVKNNTVKHLKKIVLLRWRSTYAPSKTVDEMDMRTSSMPVTEEIECIHLR; encoded by the exons ATGGGGGACTCCAACATCAGCCATATATTTGCAGCTTATACAGAGATGCAGGAGGGTCTCCCAGCAGGCAAGTTGGAGCATTATATGGATAACTATGATATGGACTATGGCACCCCTCCTGATGAGATCCCAGACACCACACAGGGCCAGGCCTTCTTTGTGGCCACCATCATTATCGGTGTGGTCCTTGTCTGCATCATGCTTGTCTGTGGGTTGGGAAACTTCATTTTCATTGCGACTCTGACACGCTACAAAAAGCTCCGCAACCTCACCAACCTTCTGATCGCTAACCTGGCCATCTCAGACTTCATCGTGGCAGTGGTGTGCTGCCCATTCCTGGTGGACTACTATGTGGTAAAACAGCTTTCCTGGAATCATGGATTGGTGCTGTGCGCCTCTGTCAACTATCTCCGGACTGTGTCACTTTACGTGTCCACAAACGCATTGCTCGCCATTGCAGTGGACAG GTACATGGCTATAGTCCATCCTCTCAGGCCTCGTATGAAATACCAAACCGCCTACTGCCTGATAACAGGAGTCTGGATCGTTCCAATTCTGATATCAATTCCCTCTGCCTACTTTGCCTCTGAGACCATATACCCTCATGGCGGCACCACCCCAACCACTCACAAAGTCTTCTGTGCCCAGATCTGGCCTGTGGACCAGCAGGCCTACTACCAGTCCTACTTCTTGTTTATCTTTGCTGTGGAGTTTGTTGGGCCTGTGATCGTCATGGCAATGTGTTACACCCGAATTTCTTGCGAACTCTGGTTCAAGAATGTCCCTGGTTTCCAGACGGAGCAGATTAGGAAGAGGCTGCGTTGTCGCCGCAAGACAGTGATGGTCCTGATCGGGATCTTGACGGCGTACATCCTGTGCTGGGCACCATATTACGGCTTCACCATCCTGCGAGACTTCCATCCAACACTAATCTCCCGCCAGAAGAACTCATTGGTTGCCTTTTACATCATTGAGTGCATTGCCATGAGCAACAGCATGATCAATACCTTCTGTTTTGTCAGCGTCAAGAACAACACAGTTAAGCACCTGAAGAAGATTGTACTGCTGCGCTGGAGGTCAACATATGCCCCCAGTAAGACTGTGGATGAGATGGATATGAGGACCTCCTCTATGCCTGTAACAGAGGAGATTGAATGTATTCACCTGaggtga
- the LOC120796784 gene encoding filensin, which yields MFKTSYLREVRKEKYERSDVFDEEPEDSESSAGISAIQGWESLQELNSRFARYINRARVLEQRNAVFRKQLETLQRMEEVSGLEEAFTEQIEVNRQRIRELSSDRAKLERELKDACRMLDEFTSKYRNECDYQEQLRSTLEQLNKEADSALLRNLEYQIQSQFLQDDINSTRDRHKKNLAEIQTYVNILQQINQTLPLAPNVSVGISEEQEKLLAQRKVPGLQSQLEEYKSALCQLQAQKQRLQTETTILEQAIKNTQDSYDDEIQMYNEQIDSLRKEIEEAERSLEKFTSECRHLAMYQISLENELERYKRIIENEDNRLNSAIIGTPITLFTTNYHYTHTPSASSRGKDIIQAIQDITSIKPRQKILAKKVLKKKELTPKDVIDSGQDDRSGGTPGEGPDEDTKGSPSVEVQEERVNRQEQRPVLTGVSPQDVPDGAQISKAFDTLCNIVRDRMRKYKKPEPIADFYTKGRYVLVTGDGSYPDPCFCTSTPSAGHVYVTIRDGMVSPYEPHGRTTPTPPPPQPTVDPRPLSPTQPIIAGGKDDNQGGKGKDNGAKQKSEEPQPPSKEPSPVPPPTGPSSGPTPAADQTKKNKDDNGPSGPTPKPAPRGASTSSSSSTSTSTSTSTSTSTSSSSFTPDAMSYEKVEVVESVEKFSNGRKVKGYEETSMVVETMIEKSSKKKH from the exons ATGTTCAAGACCAGCTACCTGCGCGAGGTGCGCAAGGAAAAGTATGAGCGCTCAGATGTCTTCGATGAGGAACCTGAGGACTCTGAAAGCTCTGCAGGCATCTCAGCCATCCAGGGATGGGAGAGCCTTCAGGAGCTCAACAGCCGCTTTGCCCGGTACATCAACAGGGCACGAGTCCTGGAGCAACGCAACGCTGTGTTCCGCAAGCAGCTGGAGACGCTGCAGCGAATGGAAGAGGTCAGCGGCCTAGAGGAGGCCTTCACAGAGCAGATTGAAGTCAACAGGCAGCGCATCCGAGAGCTGTCCTCCGACCGTGCCAAGCTGGAGCGGGAGCTGAAGGATGCTTGCCGAATGCTGGATGAATTTACCAGCAA ATATAGAAATGAATGTGATTATCAAGAACAGCTACGGAGCACGCTGGAACAGTTAAACAAG GAGGCTGATAGCGCCCTGCTGAGAAACCTGGAGTACCAGATCCAGTCTCAGTTCCTGCAGGATGACATCAACTCCACCAGAGATAGACACAAGAAG AACCTCGCAGAGATCCAGACCTATGTAAACATTTTGCAGCAAATCAACCAGACACTTCCCCTTGCTCCCAATGTGTCAGTTGGCATCTCCGAG GAGCAGGAGAAGCTGCTGGCCCAGAGGAAAGTGCCAGGCCTGCAGAGTCAGCTGGAGGAATACAAGAGCGCCCTCTGTCAACTACAGGCCCAGAAACAACGCCTCCAGACTGAG ACTACAATTTTGGAGCAAGccatcaaaaacacacaggataGTTACGATGATGAGATCCAGATGTACAACGAGCAAATCGATTCCCTGCGGAAGGAGATCGAGGAAGCTGAGAGGTCCCTCGAGAAGTTCACCAGTGAATGTCGCCACCTGGCCATGTACCAGATATCTCTTGAGAATGAGCTGGAGAGGTACAAAAGGATCATCGAGAACGAAGATAACAG GTTGAATTCAGCGATAATTGGCACCCCCATTACCCTGTTCACCACTAATTACCactacactcacacacccagTGCATCAAGCAGGGGTAAAG ATATCATCCAGGCTATCCAAGATATCACAAGCATCAAGCCCCGCCAGAAGATCCTGGCCAAGAAGGTCCTGAAGAAGAAAGAGCTTACCCCGAAAGATGTGATAGACAGTGGCCAGGACGACAGAAGCGGGGGAACCCCTGGAGAGGGTCCAGATGAAGACACAAAGGGGAGCCCATCTGTGGAGGTGCAGGAGGAGAGGGTGAATAGGCAAGAGCAGAGACCTGTTCTCACTGGAGTGTCTCCACAGGATGTTCCAGACGGAGCTCAGATCAGCAAAGCCTTTGACACTCTTTGTAACATCGTcagagacagaatgaggaaGTACAAGAAGCCTGAGCCAATCGCTGACTTCTACACCAAGGGTCGTTATGTTCTTGTCACCGGTGATGGCAGCTACCCGGATCCCTGCTTCTGCACCTCCACACCATCAGCCGGCCACGTTTACGTCACTATCAGAGATGGAATGGTGTCTCCCTATGAACCTCACGGGCGCACCACACccactcctccacctcctcagcccACGGTAGACCCCAGGCCTCTCAGTCCCACCCAGCCCATTATTGCAGGAGGAAAGGACGATAATCAGGGTGGAAAAGGTAAGGACAACGGAGCCAAGCAAAAGAGTGAAGAGCCTCAACCTCCCTCTAAAGAGCCAAGCCCAGTCCCTCCACCCACTGGCCCAAGCTCCGGCCCCACCCCAGCTGCTGATCAgaccaagaaaaacaaggaCGACAACGGTCCAAGTGGGCCAACTCCAAAGCCAGCTCCTCGGGGTGCCAgcaccagctccagctccagcaccagcaccagcaccagcaccagcactAGCACCAGCACCAGCTCTAGCAGCTTCACCCCAGATGCCATGAGCTATGAgaaggtggaggtggtggagtcTGTGGAGAAGTTCTCCAACGGCCGCAAGGTTAAAGGTTATGAGGAAACTTCCATGGTGGTGGAGACAATGATTGAGAAGTCCAGCAAGAAGAAACATTGA